One genomic region from Sander lucioperca isolate FBNREF2018 chromosome 3, SLUC_FBN_1.2, whole genome shotgun sequence encodes:
- the ppfia1 gene encoding liprin-alpha-1 isoform X17 → MMCEVMPTISEAEGGGGNGRRGSGSPLQSDSEGHFESLMVSMLEERDRLLETLRETQENLGLTQGKLHEVSHERDSLQRQLNTALPQEFAALTKEVNVCREHLLEKEEEIAELKAERNNTRLLLEHLECLVSRHERSLRMTVVKRQAQSPAGVSSEVEVLKALKSLFEHHKALDEKVRERLRVALERCSALEEQLTLSHKELAYLREQSSQKRGMADGTSEVNHNSENTPSTNGKRSSDGSLSQEEELVHGFGKVSELKDVVDRQSADLGQMKERMAAMVSRISELEEDLDTARKDLIKSEDMNTRLQRDLRESMAQKEDMEERITTLEKRYLAAQREATSVHDLNDKLENEVANKDSLFRQTEDRNRQLQEKLELAEQKLQQTIRKAETLPEVEAELAQRVAALTKAEERHGNVEERLKQLEAQLEEKNQELLRARQREKMNEEHNKRLSETVDKLLSESNERLQLHLKERMSALEDKNALIRELEHTKKLIEESHHEKEQLLIQIETMRAENEQGRSRSNSLLHGRSQLGSTPDFRYPVSASSMMDSNSDHYGSALVLRRPQKGRIAALRDEPSKVQTLNEQEWERMQQANVLANVAQAFESDMDASDLEEDRETIFSSVDLLSPGGQADAQTLALMLQEQLDAINNEIRMIQEEKESTAIRAEEIECRVGSGDSLGGRFRSMSSIPPSLCAGSSFGDSPPGSGHSTPRRIPRSPNREMDRMGVMTLPSDLRKHRRKSAQDDKATIRCETSPPTTPRSMRRNREAGHAASHEDIRDIRGLAGLQDGQGSNPSSSNSSQDSLNKAAKKKSIKSSIGRLFGKKEKGRPSIPGKDSSSQAGTPESESSPKDGLGMGTLGGPAEKNRKLQKKHELLEEARMQGLPFAQWDGPTVVVWLELWVGMPAWYVAACRANVKSGAIMSALSDTEIQREIGISNPLHRLKLRLAIQEIMSLTSPSAPPTSRTTTGNVWVTHEEMESLAATPPTEDDEGSWAQTLAYGDMNHEWIGNEWLPSLGLPQYRSYFMESLVDARMLDHLTKKDLRGQLKMVDSFHRNSFQCGVMCLRRLNYDRKELERRREDCQLELQDVLVWSNERVISWIQAIGLKEYSSNLYESGVHGALLALDETFDHNTLALLLQIPTQNTQARAALEREYNSLLAIGTERRMEEDDDKNFRRAPSWRKKFRPKDMRGMSLGASDTLPANFRVTGSSAASPSMQPKRSPMDGSQSIQRLDTATVRTYSC, encoded by the exons GAGTTTGCTGCACTAACAAAGGAGGTGAACGTGTGCCGGGAGCACCTtctggagaaggaggaggagattgCAGAGCTCAAGGCGGAGAGAAACAACACACGG CTCCTGTTGGAGCACTTGGAGTGCCTGGTGTCTCGCCATGAGCGTAGTCTGAGGATGACGGTGGTAAAGAGACAGGCTCAGTCTCCCGCGGGAGTCTCGAGTGAAGTGGAGGTCCTCAAAGCCCTTAAGTCACTTTTTGAACACCACAAAGCCCTCGATGAGAAG GTGAGGGAGCGACTACGTGTTGCCTTGGAAAGATGCAGCGCATTGGAGGAACAGCTCACCCTCTCGCACAAAGAA TTGGCTTACCTCAGGGAGCAGAGCAGCCAGAAGAGAGGGATGGCAGACGGAACCAGCGAGGTCAATCACAACTCTGAAAACACACCAAGCACTAATGGCAAG CGGTCATCGGACGGTTCGCTGAGTCAGGAGGAGGAGTTGGTTCATGGGTTTGGGAAGGTCAGTGAGCTCAAGGATGTGGTGGACCGTCAGTCAGCTGATCTGGGCCAGATGAAGGAGCGCATGGCTGCTATGGTTTCACGCATCAGCGAGCTGGAGGAGGACCTGGACACGGCCCGGAAGGACCTCATCAAGTCTGAAGACATGAACACGCGGCTACAGAGAGACCTGAGAGAG TCAATGGCTCAGAAGGAAGACATGGAGGAGAGGATCACCACCCTGGAGAAGCGCTACCTGGCAGCTCAGCGGGAGGCTACCTCCGTCCACGACCTCAACGACAAATTGGAGAACGAAGTGGCCAACAAGGACTCCCTCTTCAGACAG acgGAGGACAGAAACCGGCAACTCCAAGAGAAGCTGGAGCTGGCTGAGCAGAAGCTGCAGCAGACCATCCGCAAGGCAGAGACTCTGCCTGAGGTGGAAGCAGAGCTAGCTCAGAGGGTAGCTGCCCTCACAAAG gctgaggaacgccatggcaaTGTGGAGGAGAGACTGAAGCAGCTGGAGGCCCAACTGGAGGAGAAGAACCAGGAACTGCTCAGG gCACGGCAGCGAGAGAAGATGAACGAGGAGCACAACAAGCGTCTGTCAGAGACGGTTGACAAGCTCCTCTCAGAGTCCAACGAGAGACTCCAGCTTCACCTCAAAGAGAGGATGTCTGCTCTGGAGGATAAG AATGCCCTGATAAGAGAACTGGAGCACACCAAGAAGTTGATAGAGGAGTCTCACCACGAAAAG GAGCAGCTCCTGATCCAGATTGAGACCATGAGGGCAGAGAACGAGCAGGGAAGGAGCAGGAGCAACTCCCTACTACATGG aCGGTCTCAGCTAGGCAGCACTCCAGATTTCAGGTATCCAGTGTCAGCTTCCTCAATGATGGACAGTAACTCGGACCATTACGGCAGCGCTCTTGTGCTGAGACGGCCTCAAAAGGGACGGATCGCAGCGCTCCGGGACGAGCCGTCCAAG GTGCAGACTTTGAACGAGCAGGAGTGGGAGCGCATGCAGCAGGCCAACGTGCTGGCGAATGTGGCCCAGGCCTTTGAGAGTGACATGGACGCCTCGGACCTGGAGGAGGATAGAGAGACGATATTCAGCTCGGTGGACCTGCTGTCGCCTGGTGGCCAGGCTGATGCACAGACCCTCGCCTTAATGCTGCAGGAGCAGCTGGACGCTATCAACAATGAAATTAG AATGAtccaggaggagaaggagagcaCAGCCATCCGGGCAGAGGAGATTGAGTGCAGGGTGGGCAGCGGCGATAGCCTGGGAGGACGTTTCCGCTCCATGAGCTCCATCCCCCCGTCACTTTGTGCGGGCTCCTCGTTTGGCGACTCTCCCCCAGGCTCTGGCCACTCCACCCCCAGACGCATTCCCCGCAGCCCCAACAGAGAAATGGACCGCATGGGTGTCATGACCTTG CCTAGTGACCTGCGCAAGCACCGCAGGAAG TCTGCTCAGGATGACAAGGCCACCATCCGATGTGAGACGTCACCGCCCACCACTCCACGCTCCATGCGCCGGAACAGAGAGGCAGGGCATGCTGCCAGCCATGAGGACATTAGAGACATTCGAGG TCTGGCTGGCCTGCAGGACGGCCAGGGTAGTAACCCTAGCAGTAGTAACAGCAGCCAGGACTCCCTCAACAAAGCAGCCAAGAAGAAGAGCATCAAGTCTTCAATTGGACGCCTCTTTGGGAAGAAGGAGAAGGGCCGACCCAGCATTCCCGGCAAGGACTCCTCCAGCCAAG CTGGCACTCCTGAGTCAGAGAGCTCTCCTAAGGATGGCTTAGGAATGGGCACCCTGGGGGGCCCTGCAGAGAAGAACAGGAAGCTGCAGAAAAA GCATGAATTACTGGAGGAGGCTCGCATGCAGGGCCTGCCTTTCGCCCAGTGGGACGGACCAACTGTTGTGGTTTGGCTGGAG CTGTGGGTGGGCATGCCAGCCTGGTACGTGGCTGCATGCCGTGCCAACGTGAAGAGCGGAGCCATTATGTCGGCGCTATCGGACACAGAGATCCAAAGGGAGATTGGTATCAGCAACCCGTTACATCGTTTGAAActtcgtctggccatccaggaAATCATGTCTCTCACCAGCCCTTCTGCCCCGCCAACATCAAGAACG ACCACAGGAAACGTTTGGGTCACACATGAAGAAATGGAAAGTTTGGCAGCCACACCTCCCACG GAGGATGACGAGGGTAGCTGGGCCCAG ACTTTGGCGTACGGAGACATGAACCACGAGTGGATTGGTAACGAGTGGCTGCCCAGCCTGGGTTTGCCGCAGTACCGCTCCTACTTCATGGAGTCCCTGGTGGACGCCCGCATGCTCGACCACCTCACCAAGAAAGACCTTAGGGGACAGCTCAAAATGGTGGATAGCTTCCACAG GAACAGTTTTCAGTGTGGAGTGATGTGTCTGAGGAGGCTCAACTATGACAGGAAGGAGCTGGAGAGGAGAAGGGAAGACTGTCAGCTGGAACTTCAAG ATGTGCTGGTGTGGAGTAATGAGCGTGTCATCAGTTGGATTCAGGCCATCGGGCTGAAAGAGTACAGTAGCAACCTTTACGAGAGCGGCGTCCATGGAGCGCTCCTCGCCCTGGACGAAACCTTCGATCACAACACCCTGGCCCTCCTGCTGCAGATCCCCACGCagaacacacag GCCAGAGCAGCTCTCGAGCGTGAATACAACAGCCTGCTGGCCATTGGCACAGAAAGGAGAATGGAAGAG GATGACGATAAGAACTTCCGCCGAGCCCCTTCATGGAGAAAGAAGTTCAGGCCCAAAGACATGAGGGGGATGTCCTTGGGTGCGTCCGACACCCTGCCCGCCAACTTCCGAGTGACCGGTAGCAGCGCGGCATCTCCCTCCATGCAGCCAAAGAGGAGCCCGATGGACG GAAGTCAGTCTATACAGAGGCTGGACACTGCCACAGTCAGGACCTACTCTTGTTAA
- the ppfia1 gene encoding liprin-alpha-1 isoform X13, with protein MMCEVMPTISEAEGGGGNGRRGSGSPLQSDSEGHFESLMVSMLEERDRLLETLRETQENLGLTQGKLHEVSHERDSLQRQLNTALPQEFAALTKEVNVCREHLLEKEEEIAELKAERNNTRLLLEHLECLVSRHERSLRMTVVKRQAQSPAGVSSEVEVLKALKSLFEHHKALDEKVRERLRVALERCSALEEQLTLSHKELAYLREQSSQKRGMADGTSEVNHNSENTPSTNGKRSSDGSLSQEEELVHGFGKVSELKDVVDRQSADLGQMKERMAAMVSRISELEEDLDTARKDLIKSEDMNTRLQRDLRESMAQKEDMEERITTLEKRYLAAQREATSVHDLNDKLENEVANKDSLFRQTEDRNRQLQEKLELAEQKLQQTIRKAETLPEVEAELAQRVAALTKCVLCGSKGAKTQKKAEERHGNVEERLKQLEAQLEEKNQELLRARQREKMNEEHNKRLSETVDKLLSESNERLQLHLKERMSALEDKNALIRELEHTKKLIEESHHEKEQLLIQIETMRAENEQGRSRSNSLLHGRSQLGSTPDFRYPVSASSMMDSNSDHYGSALVLRRPQKGRIAALRDEPSKRHVQTLNEQEWERMQQANVLANVAQAFESDMDASDLEEDRETIFSSVDLLSPGGQADAQTLALMLQEQLDAINNEIRMIQEEKESTAIRAEEIECRVGSGDSLGGRFRSMSSIPPSLCAGSSFGDSPPGSGHSTPRRIPRSPNREMDRMGVMTLPSDLRKHRRKSAQDDKATIRCETSPPTTPRSMRRNREAGHAASHEDIRDIRGLAGLQDGQGSNPSSSNSSQDSLNKAAKKKSIKSSIGRLFGKKEKGRPSIPGKDSSSQAGTPESESSPKDGLGMGTLGGPAEKNRKLQKKHELLEEARMQGLPFAQWDGPTVVVWLELWVGMPAWYVAACRANVKSGAIMSALSDTEIQREIGISNPLHRLKLRLAIQEIMSLTSPSAPPTSRTEDDEGSWAQTLAYGDMNHEWIGNEWLPSLGLPQYRSYFMESLVDARMLDHLTKKDLRGQLKMVDSFHRNSFQCGVMCLRRLNYDRKELERRREDCQLELQDVLVWSNERVISWIQAIGLKEYSSNLYESGVHGALLALDETFDHNTLALLLQIPTQNTQARAALEREYNSLLAIGTERRMEEDDDKNFRRAPSWRKKFRPKDMRGMSLGASDTLPANFRVTGSSAASPSMQPKRSPMDGNRWSEDEGEFPAFKTRMMN; from the exons GAGTTTGCTGCACTAACAAAGGAGGTGAACGTGTGCCGGGAGCACCTtctggagaaggaggaggagattgCAGAGCTCAAGGCGGAGAGAAACAACACACGG CTCCTGTTGGAGCACTTGGAGTGCCTGGTGTCTCGCCATGAGCGTAGTCTGAGGATGACGGTGGTAAAGAGACAGGCTCAGTCTCCCGCGGGAGTCTCGAGTGAAGTGGAGGTCCTCAAAGCCCTTAAGTCACTTTTTGAACACCACAAAGCCCTCGATGAGAAG GTGAGGGAGCGACTACGTGTTGCCTTGGAAAGATGCAGCGCATTGGAGGAACAGCTCACCCTCTCGCACAAAGAA TTGGCTTACCTCAGGGAGCAGAGCAGCCAGAAGAGAGGGATGGCAGACGGAACCAGCGAGGTCAATCACAACTCTGAAAACACACCAAGCACTAATGGCAAG CGGTCATCGGACGGTTCGCTGAGTCAGGAGGAGGAGTTGGTTCATGGGTTTGGGAAGGTCAGTGAGCTCAAGGATGTGGTGGACCGTCAGTCAGCTGATCTGGGCCAGATGAAGGAGCGCATGGCTGCTATGGTTTCACGCATCAGCGAGCTGGAGGAGGACCTGGACACGGCCCGGAAGGACCTCATCAAGTCTGAAGACATGAACACGCGGCTACAGAGAGACCTGAGAGAG TCAATGGCTCAGAAGGAAGACATGGAGGAGAGGATCACCACCCTGGAGAAGCGCTACCTGGCAGCTCAGCGGGAGGCTACCTCCGTCCACGACCTCAACGACAAATTGGAGAACGAAGTGGCCAACAAGGACTCCCTCTTCAGACAG acgGAGGACAGAAACCGGCAACTCCAAGAGAAGCTGGAGCTGGCTGAGCAGAAGCTGCAGCAGACCATCCGCAAGGCAGAGACTCTGCCTGAGGTGGAAGCAGAGCTAGCTCAGAGGGTAGCTGCCCTCACAAAG TGTGTTCTGTGTGGCTCTAAAGGCGCTAAGACTCAGAAGAAG gctgaggaacgccatggcaaTGTGGAGGAGAGACTGAAGCAGCTGGAGGCCCAACTGGAGGAGAAGAACCAGGAACTGCTCAGG gCACGGCAGCGAGAGAAGATGAACGAGGAGCACAACAAGCGTCTGTCAGAGACGGTTGACAAGCTCCTCTCAGAGTCCAACGAGAGACTCCAGCTTCACCTCAAAGAGAGGATGTCTGCTCTGGAGGATAAG AATGCCCTGATAAGAGAACTGGAGCACACCAAGAAGTTGATAGAGGAGTCTCACCACGAAAAG GAGCAGCTCCTGATCCAGATTGAGACCATGAGGGCAGAGAACGAGCAGGGAAGGAGCAGGAGCAACTCCCTACTACATGG aCGGTCTCAGCTAGGCAGCACTCCAGATTTCAGGTATCCAGTGTCAGCTTCCTCAATGATGGACAGTAACTCGGACCATTACGGCAGCGCTCTTGTGCTGAGACGGCCTCAAAAGGGACGGATCGCAGCGCTCCGGGACGAGCCGTCCAAG CGACAT GTGCAGACTTTGAACGAGCAGGAGTGGGAGCGCATGCAGCAGGCCAACGTGCTGGCGAATGTGGCCCAGGCCTTTGAGAGTGACATGGACGCCTCGGACCTGGAGGAGGATAGAGAGACGATATTCAGCTCGGTGGACCTGCTGTCGCCTGGTGGCCAGGCTGATGCACAGACCCTCGCCTTAATGCTGCAGGAGCAGCTGGACGCTATCAACAATGAAATTAG AATGAtccaggaggagaaggagagcaCAGCCATCCGGGCAGAGGAGATTGAGTGCAGGGTGGGCAGCGGCGATAGCCTGGGAGGACGTTTCCGCTCCATGAGCTCCATCCCCCCGTCACTTTGTGCGGGCTCCTCGTTTGGCGACTCTCCCCCAGGCTCTGGCCACTCCACCCCCAGACGCATTCCCCGCAGCCCCAACAGAGAAATGGACCGCATGGGTGTCATGACCTTG CCTAGTGACCTGCGCAAGCACCGCAGGAAG TCTGCTCAGGATGACAAGGCCACCATCCGATGTGAGACGTCACCGCCCACCACTCCACGCTCCATGCGCCGGAACAGAGAGGCAGGGCATGCTGCCAGCCATGAGGACATTAGAGACATTCGAGG TCTGGCTGGCCTGCAGGACGGCCAGGGTAGTAACCCTAGCAGTAGTAACAGCAGCCAGGACTCCCTCAACAAAGCAGCCAAGAAGAAGAGCATCAAGTCTTCAATTGGACGCCTCTTTGGGAAGAAGGAGAAGGGCCGACCCAGCATTCCCGGCAAGGACTCCTCCAGCCAAG CTGGCACTCCTGAGTCAGAGAGCTCTCCTAAGGATGGCTTAGGAATGGGCACCCTGGGGGGCCCTGCAGAGAAGAACAGGAAGCTGCAGAAAAA GCATGAATTACTGGAGGAGGCTCGCATGCAGGGCCTGCCTTTCGCCCAGTGGGACGGACCAACTGTTGTGGTTTGGCTGGAG CTGTGGGTGGGCATGCCAGCCTGGTACGTGGCTGCATGCCGTGCCAACGTGAAGAGCGGAGCCATTATGTCGGCGCTATCGGACACAGAGATCCAAAGGGAGATTGGTATCAGCAACCCGTTACATCGTTTGAAActtcgtctggccatccaggaAATCATGTCTCTCACCAGCCCTTCTGCCCCGCCAACATCAAGAACG GAGGATGACGAGGGTAGCTGGGCCCAG ACTTTGGCGTACGGAGACATGAACCACGAGTGGATTGGTAACGAGTGGCTGCCCAGCCTGGGTTTGCCGCAGTACCGCTCCTACTTCATGGAGTCCCTGGTGGACGCCCGCATGCTCGACCACCTCACCAAGAAAGACCTTAGGGGACAGCTCAAAATGGTGGATAGCTTCCACAG GAACAGTTTTCAGTGTGGAGTGATGTGTCTGAGGAGGCTCAACTATGACAGGAAGGAGCTGGAGAGGAGAAGGGAAGACTGTCAGCTGGAACTTCAAG ATGTGCTGGTGTGGAGTAATGAGCGTGTCATCAGTTGGATTCAGGCCATCGGGCTGAAAGAGTACAGTAGCAACCTTTACGAGAGCGGCGTCCATGGAGCGCTCCTCGCCCTGGACGAAACCTTCGATCACAACACCCTGGCCCTCCTGCTGCAGATCCCCACGCagaacacacag GCCAGAGCAGCTCTCGAGCGTGAATACAACAGCCTGCTGGCCATTGGCACAGAAAGGAGAATGGAAGAG GATGACGATAAGAACTTCCGCCGAGCCCCTTCATGGAGAAAGAAGTTCAGGCCCAAAGACATGAGGGGGATGTCCTTGGGTGCGTCCGACACCCTGCCCGCCAACTTCCGAGTGACCGGTAGCAGCGCGGCATCTCCCTCCATGCAGCCAAAGAGGAGCCCGATGGACG GTAACCGCTGGTCAGAAGATGAAGGGGAGTTCCCTGCGTTCAAGACCAGGATGATGAACTGA
- the ppfia1 gene encoding liprin-alpha-1 isoform X19: MMCEVMPTISEAEGGGGNGRRGSGSPLQSDSEGHFESLMVSMLEERDRLLETLRETQENLGLTQGKLHEVSHERDSLQRQLNTALPQEFAALTKEVNVCREHLLEKEEEIAELKAERNNTRLLLEHLECLVSRHERSLRMTVVKRQAQSPAGVSSEVEVLKALKSLFEHHKALDEKVRERLRVALERCSALEEQLTLSHKELAYLREQSSQKRGMADGTSEVNHNSENTPSTNGKRSSDGSLSQEEELVHGFGKVSELKDVVDRQSADLGQMKERMAAMVSRISELEEDLDTARKDLIKSEDMNTRLQRDLRESMAQKEDMEERITTLEKRYLAAQREATSVHDLNDKLENEVANKDSLFRQTEDRNRQLQEKLELAEQKLQQTIRKAETLPEVEAELAQRVAALTKAEERHGNVEERLKQLEAQLEEKNQELLRARQREKMNEEHNKRLSETVDKLLSESNERLQLHLKERMSALEDKNALIRELEHTKKLIEESHHEKEQLLIQIETMRAENEQGRSRSNSLLHGRSQLGSTPDFRYPVSASSMMDSNSDHYGSALVLRRPQKGRIAALRDEPSKRHVQTLNEQEWERMQQANVLANVAQAFESDMDASDLEEDRETIFSSVDLLSPGGQADAQTLALMLQEQLDAINNEIRMIQEEKESTAIRAEEIECRVGSGDSLGGRFRSMSSIPPSLCAGSSFGDSPPGSGHSTPRRIPRSPNREMDRMGVMTLPSDLRKHRRKSAQDDKATIRCETSPPTTPRSMRRNREAGHAASHEDIRDIRGLAGLQDGQGSNPSSSNSSQDSLNKAAKKKSIKSSIGRLFGKKEKGRPSIPGKDSSSQAGTPESESSPKDGLGMGTLGGPAEKNRKLQKKHELLEEARMQGLPFAQWDGPTVVVWLELWVGMPAWYVAACRANVKSGAIMSALSDTEIQREIGISNPLHRLKLRLAIQEIMSLTSPSAPPTSRTTTGNVWVTHEEMESLAATPPTTLAYGDMNHEWIGNEWLPSLGLPQYRSYFMESLVDARMLDHLTKKDLRGQLKMVDSFHRNSFQCGVMCLRRLNYDRKELERRREDCQLELQDVLVWSNERVISWIQAIGLKEYSSNLYESGVHGALLALDETFDHNTLALLLQIPTQNTQARAALEREYNSLLAIGTERRMEEDDDKNFRRAPSWRKKFRPKDMRGMSLGASDTLPANFRVTGSSAASPSMQPKRSPMDGNRWSEDEGEFPAFKTRMMN; this comes from the exons GAGTTTGCTGCACTAACAAAGGAGGTGAACGTGTGCCGGGAGCACCTtctggagaaggaggaggagattgCAGAGCTCAAGGCGGAGAGAAACAACACACGG CTCCTGTTGGAGCACTTGGAGTGCCTGGTGTCTCGCCATGAGCGTAGTCTGAGGATGACGGTGGTAAAGAGACAGGCTCAGTCTCCCGCGGGAGTCTCGAGTGAAGTGGAGGTCCTCAAAGCCCTTAAGTCACTTTTTGAACACCACAAAGCCCTCGATGAGAAG GTGAGGGAGCGACTACGTGTTGCCTTGGAAAGATGCAGCGCATTGGAGGAACAGCTCACCCTCTCGCACAAAGAA TTGGCTTACCTCAGGGAGCAGAGCAGCCAGAAGAGAGGGATGGCAGACGGAACCAGCGAGGTCAATCACAACTCTGAAAACACACCAAGCACTAATGGCAAG CGGTCATCGGACGGTTCGCTGAGTCAGGAGGAGGAGTTGGTTCATGGGTTTGGGAAGGTCAGTGAGCTCAAGGATGTGGTGGACCGTCAGTCAGCTGATCTGGGCCAGATGAAGGAGCGCATGGCTGCTATGGTTTCACGCATCAGCGAGCTGGAGGAGGACCTGGACACGGCCCGGAAGGACCTCATCAAGTCTGAAGACATGAACACGCGGCTACAGAGAGACCTGAGAGAG TCAATGGCTCAGAAGGAAGACATGGAGGAGAGGATCACCACCCTGGAGAAGCGCTACCTGGCAGCTCAGCGGGAGGCTACCTCCGTCCACGACCTCAACGACAAATTGGAGAACGAAGTGGCCAACAAGGACTCCCTCTTCAGACAG acgGAGGACAGAAACCGGCAACTCCAAGAGAAGCTGGAGCTGGCTGAGCAGAAGCTGCAGCAGACCATCCGCAAGGCAGAGACTCTGCCTGAGGTGGAAGCAGAGCTAGCTCAGAGGGTAGCTGCCCTCACAAAG gctgaggaacgccatggcaaTGTGGAGGAGAGACTGAAGCAGCTGGAGGCCCAACTGGAGGAGAAGAACCAGGAACTGCTCAGG gCACGGCAGCGAGAGAAGATGAACGAGGAGCACAACAAGCGTCTGTCAGAGACGGTTGACAAGCTCCTCTCAGAGTCCAACGAGAGACTCCAGCTTCACCTCAAAGAGAGGATGTCTGCTCTGGAGGATAAG AATGCCCTGATAAGAGAACTGGAGCACACCAAGAAGTTGATAGAGGAGTCTCACCACGAAAAG GAGCAGCTCCTGATCCAGATTGAGACCATGAGGGCAGAGAACGAGCAGGGAAGGAGCAGGAGCAACTCCCTACTACATGG aCGGTCTCAGCTAGGCAGCACTCCAGATTTCAGGTATCCAGTGTCAGCTTCCTCAATGATGGACAGTAACTCGGACCATTACGGCAGCGCTCTTGTGCTGAGACGGCCTCAAAAGGGACGGATCGCAGCGCTCCGGGACGAGCCGTCCAAG CGACAT GTGCAGACTTTGAACGAGCAGGAGTGGGAGCGCATGCAGCAGGCCAACGTGCTGGCGAATGTGGCCCAGGCCTTTGAGAGTGACATGGACGCCTCGGACCTGGAGGAGGATAGAGAGACGATATTCAGCTCGGTGGACCTGCTGTCGCCTGGTGGCCAGGCTGATGCACAGACCCTCGCCTTAATGCTGCAGGAGCAGCTGGACGCTATCAACAATGAAATTAG AATGAtccaggaggagaaggagagcaCAGCCATCCGGGCAGAGGAGATTGAGTGCAGGGTGGGCAGCGGCGATAGCCTGGGAGGACGTTTCCGCTCCATGAGCTCCATCCCCCCGTCACTTTGTGCGGGCTCCTCGTTTGGCGACTCTCCCCCAGGCTCTGGCCACTCCACCCCCAGACGCATTCCCCGCAGCCCCAACAGAGAAATGGACCGCATGGGTGTCATGACCTTG CCTAGTGACCTGCGCAAGCACCGCAGGAAG TCTGCTCAGGATGACAAGGCCACCATCCGATGTGAGACGTCACCGCCCACCACTCCACGCTCCATGCGCCGGAACAGAGAGGCAGGGCATGCTGCCAGCCATGAGGACATTAGAGACATTCGAGG TCTGGCTGGCCTGCAGGACGGCCAGGGTAGTAACCCTAGCAGTAGTAACAGCAGCCAGGACTCCCTCAACAAAGCAGCCAAGAAGAAGAGCATCAAGTCTTCAATTGGACGCCTCTTTGGGAAGAAGGAGAAGGGCCGACCCAGCATTCCCGGCAAGGACTCCTCCAGCCAAG CTGGCACTCCTGAGTCAGAGAGCTCTCCTAAGGATGGCTTAGGAATGGGCACCCTGGGGGGCCCTGCAGAGAAGAACAGGAAGCTGCAGAAAAA GCATGAATTACTGGAGGAGGCTCGCATGCAGGGCCTGCCTTTCGCCCAGTGGGACGGACCAACTGTTGTGGTTTGGCTGGAG CTGTGGGTGGGCATGCCAGCCTGGTACGTGGCTGCATGCCGTGCCAACGTGAAGAGCGGAGCCATTATGTCGGCGCTATCGGACACAGAGATCCAAAGGGAGATTGGTATCAGCAACCCGTTACATCGTTTGAAActtcgtctggccatccaggaAATCATGTCTCTCACCAGCCCTTCTGCCCCGCCAACATCAAGAACG ACCACAGGAAACGTTTGGGTCACACATGAAGAAATGGAAAGTTTGGCAGCCACACCTCCCACG ACTTTGGCGTACGGAGACATGAACCACGAGTGGATTGGTAACGAGTGGCTGCCCAGCCTGGGTTTGCCGCAGTACCGCTCCTACTTCATGGAGTCCCTGGTGGACGCCCGCATGCTCGACCACCTCACCAAGAAAGACCTTAGGGGACAGCTCAAAATGGTGGATAGCTTCCACAG GAACAGTTTTCAGTGTGGAGTGATGTGTCTGAGGAGGCTCAACTATGACAGGAAGGAGCTGGAGAGGAGAAGGGAAGACTGTCAGCTGGAACTTCAAG ATGTGCTGGTGTGGAGTAATGAGCGTGTCATCAGTTGGATTCAGGCCATCGGGCTGAAAGAGTACAGTAGCAACCTTTACGAGAGCGGCGTCCATGGAGCGCTCCTCGCCCTGGACGAAACCTTCGATCACAACACCCTGGCCCTCCTGCTGCAGATCCCCACGCagaacacacag GCCAGAGCAGCTCTCGAGCGTGAATACAACAGCCTGCTGGCCATTGGCACAGAAAGGAGAATGGAAGAG GATGACGATAAGAACTTCCGCCGAGCCCCTTCATGGAGAAAGAAGTTCAGGCCCAAAGACATGAGGGGGATGTCCTTGGGTGCGTCCGACACCCTGCCCGCCAACTTCCGAGTGACCGGTAGCAGCGCGGCATCTCCCTCCATGCAGCCAAAGAGGAGCCCGATGGACG GTAACCGCTGGTCAGAAGATGAAGGGGAGTTCCCTGCGTTCAAGACCAGGATGATGAACTGA